One genomic region from Natronomonas salsuginis encodes:
- a CDS encoding metallophosphoesterase produces the protein MKIGVISDTHDNVAATAAAMDRFEREGVETVCHCGDFIAPPLVPFLDREGLEVHAVRGNNDGEREGLVDAFDALDGGTLHGRFAELTFDGRSFAILHGEQKPVIEALAATGEYDYVCHGHWHVREQRAVGDTIVVNPGAHFPTVPEDSRTVAVIETDGDTVVFHEIDGE, from the coding sequence ATGAAAATCGGCGTCATCTCCGATACGCACGACAACGTGGCGGCGACGGCGGCCGCGATGGATCGCTTCGAGCGCGAGGGGGTCGAGACGGTGTGCCACTGCGGTGACTTCATCGCGCCGCCGCTCGTCCCGTTTCTCGACCGCGAGGGGCTCGAGGTCCACGCCGTCCGCGGCAACAACGACGGCGAGCGCGAGGGCCTCGTCGACGCCTTCGACGCCCTCGACGGCGGGACGCTCCACGGCCGGTTCGCGGAGTTGACGTTCGATGGGCGATCGTTCGCGATCCTCCACGGCGAGCAGAAGCCGGTGATCGAGGCGCTCGCGGCGACCGGGGAGTACGACTACGTCTGTCACGGCCACTGGCACGTCCGCGAACAGCGGGCGGTCGGCGATACGATCGTCGTCAATCCGGGCGCGCACTTTCCGACCGTGCCCGAGGACAGCCGCACGGTCGCGGTGATCGAGACGGACGGGGACACGGTCGTCTTCCACGAGATCGACGGCGAATGA
- a CDS encoding oxidoreductase translates to MAAFDGSTDYDVTLEIPVSIGGLELPNRLYRAPLLEHAGDDDPVDRLLDELEPCAEAGVGLLMQGATPIRGREGRAAPGMTGFEDPDRVASMSRLTDRIDAHGSRIFAQLAHGGLRSMEVWHAGYRRRNPGLRQRVVSKPPLPLRLADRLGILSIDADPLSTDEVYELAADFGRAADRAAAAGYHGVHLAGATMGIFQQFLSPFYNRRDDEFGGALDDRLRFFEVVHEEIRARTDVPLVTKVPAETETPWFVRESIDAEEAIEACRRLAEIGYDAVVPVGSSPFWDHAIIRGEFGSRGFDDRVSRGFEAAFGGPWRRRLVELAARIDAATTPFEAAWNADLCRRVRAVVDVPVLCVGGIRGRSEADRLLGDACSMVGMARPFYAEPRLAARLLAESDATAVCESCNNCVPPQAVGEPGVCRTPAVLKQRGEFEKRGAYEREGGNRRRDSDGPKL, encoded by the coding sequence ATGGCCGCGTTCGACGGCTCGACGGACTACGACGTGACCCTCGAGATCCCGGTTTCGATCGGCGGGCTCGAACTTCCCAATCGGCTCTACCGCGCGCCGCTGTTGGAACACGCGGGCGACGACGATCCCGTCGATCGCTTGCTCGACGAACTTGAACCGTGTGCGGAAGCCGGCGTCGGCCTGCTCATGCAGGGCGCGACGCCGATCCGTGGGCGGGAGGGCCGAGCAGCTCCGGGCATGACCGGCTTCGAGGATCCCGATCGGGTCGCCAGCATGTCCCGGCTCACGGACCGGATCGACGCGCACGGAAGCCGGATCTTCGCCCAGCTCGCCCACGGCGGGCTCCGGTCGATGGAGGTCTGGCACGCGGGCTACCGCCGGCGCAATCCCGGACTCAGACAGCGCGTCGTCTCGAAACCGCCGCTCCCACTCAGGCTCGCCGACCGGCTCGGCATCCTCTCGATCGACGCCGACCCGCTGTCGACCGACGAGGTGTACGAACTCGCGGCCGACTTCGGGCGAGCCGCCGACCGCGCCGCGGCCGCCGGCTACCACGGCGTCCACCTCGCCGGAGCGACGATGGGAATCTTCCAGCAGTTCCTCTCGCCGTTTTACAACCGTCGGGACGACGAGTTCGGCGGGGCGCTCGACGATCGGCTTCGATTCTTCGAGGTCGTCCACGAGGAGATCCGCGCGCGGACGGACGTTCCGCTCGTCACCAAGGTCCCCGCCGAAACCGAGACGCCGTGGTTCGTCCGCGAGTCGATCGACGCCGAGGAGGCGATCGAGGCCTGCCGACGCCTCGCCGAGATCGGCTACGACGCCGTCGTTCCTGTGGGATCGTCGCCGTTTTGGGATCACGCGATCATCCGCGGTGAGTTCGGCTCGCGGGGGTTCGACGATCGGGTTTCGCGGGGGTTCGAGGCCGCGTTCGGCGGACCGTGGCGTCGCCGGCTCGTCGAACTCGCCGCGCGGATCGACGCCGCGACGACCCCCTTCGAGGCCGCCTGGAACGCCGATCTCTGCCGGCGGGTTCGCGCAGTCGTCGACGTGCCGGTCCTCTGCGTCGGGGGGATCAGGGGCCGATCCGAAGCGGATCGGCTGCTCGGGGACGCCTGCTCGATGGTCGGCATGGCGAGGCCGTTTTACGCCGAACCGCGACTGGCAGCGAGACTGCTCGCCGAGTCCGACGCGACGGCCGTCTGTGAGAGCTGCAACAACTGCGTGCCGCCGCAAGCCGTCGGCGAACCGGGCGTCTGTCGGACGCCGGCAGTCTTGAAACAGCGAGGGGAGTTCGAGAAACGCGGCGCATACGAGCGAGAGGGCGGGAACCGACGGCGCGATTCGGACGGACCAAAGCTATAA
- a CDS encoding DUF7470 family protein, giving the protein MDTAELRETLGDTGIAGAVLLLVGLLIVGRENRRAGLGAAAVVAGLGLIGHGIVGSFLASMGMSYDDL; this is encoded by the coding sequence ATGGACACCGCCGAACTGCGCGAGACGCTCGGTGACACGGGCATCGCGGGAGCCGTCCTGTTGCTCGTCGGCCTGCTGATCGTGGGTCGCGAAAACCGCCGCGCCGGCCTCGGGGCCGCCGCCGTCGTCGCCGGACTCGGACTGATCGGACACGGGATCGTCGGCTCCTTCCTGGCGTCGATGGGGATGAGCTACGACGATCTGTGA
- a CDS encoding DUF2237 family protein, which translates to MPERNVLGEELKPCSTDPLTGFERDGCCGTHPDDRGRHELCAVLTEEFLQFSRTRGNDLITPRPELQFPGLDPGDRWCLCLGRWLEALEATRGQRLAETTVPSVVLEATNESVLDAVDRETLELHAYDPT; encoded by the coding sequence ATGCCCGAACGGAACGTCCTCGGCGAGGAACTGAAACCCTGTAGTACCGATCCGCTCACCGGCTTCGAACGCGATGGCTGCTGTGGCACTCACCCCGATGACCGGGGACGACACGAACTCTGTGCGGTGCTGACGGAGGAGTTCCTCCAGTTCAGCCGGACGCGGGGGAACGATCTCATCACGCCGCGGCCCGAACTGCAGTTCCCGGGCCTCGATCCGGGCGATCGGTGGTGTCTCTGTCTCGGGCGGTGGCTCGAAGCGCTCGAGGCCACGCGTGGGCAGCGACTCGCAGAAACCACGGTTCCGTCGGTCGTCCTCGAGGCGACGAACGAGTCCGTGCTGGACGCGGTCGACCGAGAGACGCTCGAACTGCACGCGTACGACCCGACGTGA
- the eif1A gene encoding translation initiation factor eIF-1A gives MSDNEGRKNLRMPEGDEVFAVVTNMLGANRVKVRCMDGTERTARIPGRMQKRIWIREDDVVLVEPWDWQDEKADVVWRYEKQEADQLRQEGHITG, from the coding sequence ATGAGCGACAACGAGGGACGAAAGAACCTCCGAATGCCCGAGGGCGACGAGGTGTTCGCCGTCGTCACGAACATGCTCGGTGCGAACCGGGTGAAGGTCAGGTGTATGGACGGCACTGAGCGGACCGCGCGGATTCCGGGTCGGATGCAAAAGCGCATCTGGATCCGCGAGGACGATGTCGTCCTCGTCGAACCGTGGGACTGGCAGGACGAGAAAGCCGACGTCGTCTGGCGATACGAGAAACAGGAAGCCGACCAACTCCGCCAGGAAGGCCACATCACGGGCTAG
- a CDS encoding DUF6069 family protein produces MSTATERGRATGGASGVVLLRRGVAALALSLVINWLITFGAISAAVAPELNALQYGSVTFLTTVGVVGATLVYGVLARVSSNPDRMFTIVAAVVLVLSLIPDVTVIPNQPGGNLAAGGILGAMHVTTAVVCVVVLTGVRVRTATD; encoded by the coding sequence ATGTCGACAGCGACCGAGCGCGGCCGCGCCACCGGGGGGGCTTCGGGAGTCGTCCTCCTCCGCCGGGGGGTCGCGGCGCTCGCCCTCTCTCTCGTGATCAACTGGCTCATCACCTTCGGCGCGATCTCGGCCGCCGTCGCGCCGGAGTTGAACGCGTTGCAGTACGGTTCGGTGACGTTCTTGACGACCGTCGGGGTCGTCGGCGCAACGCTCGTTTACGGCGTTCTCGCACGGGTCTCGTCGAATCCAGACCGGATGTTCACCATCGTCGCCGCCGTCGTCCTCGTGCTGTCGTTGATTCCCGACGTCACCGTCATTCCGAACCAGCCCGGCGGGAACCTCGCCGCTGGCGGGATTCTCGGCGCGATGCACGTCACGACAGCGGTCGTCTGCGTCGTCGTTCTGACCGGCGTCCGCGTTCGGACGGCGACCGACTGA
- a CDS encoding zinc-dependent alcohol dehydrogenase family protein, producing MRAVVFEEVGEPMAVQEIERPEPGPDEVVVETEACGICRSDWHAWQGDWDWVGVAPTPGLVFGHEPVGTVTSVGEDVETLAVGDRVCVPFNLSDGTCRYCKQGRANICERVVPLGFVPFQQGAFAEEFPVRNADHNAVKLPDGVDPVDVAGLGCRFATAFHGLVHRVDVTPGDWVAVHGCGGVGLSAVHIADALGANVVAVDLSTDKLEKAVELGADATVDVREVDDVPVAIKKETPGRRGAQVSVDALGVAETCRNSVKSLCKGGQNLQIGLTTSEEEGEVSLPVDSIVMDEREFVGSFGMPPHEYEEIFSMMEQGKIDPGKIVSKTVSLEEVPEVIASMDDYETVGIPVCDEF from the coding sequence ATGCGCGCGGTCGTCTTTGAGGAGGTCGGCGAACCGATGGCGGTACAGGAGATCGAACGTCCCGAACCGGGCCCCGACGAGGTCGTCGTCGAGACGGAGGCCTGCGGCATCTGCCGCTCCGACTGGCACGCCTGGCAGGGCGACTGGGACTGGGTCGGCGTCGCGCCGACGCCGGGGCTCGTCTTCGGCCACGAACCCGTCGGGACCGTCACATCCGTCGGCGAGGACGTCGAGACGCTCGCGGTCGGCGACCGGGTCTGCGTGCCGTTCAACCTCAGCGACGGCACCTGCCGGTACTGCAAACAGGGCAGAGCGAACATCTGCGAGCGCGTCGTCCCCCTCGGATTCGTCCCGTTCCAGCAGGGCGCGTTCGCCGAGGAGTTCCCCGTTCGGAACGCCGACCACAACGCGGTCAAACTCCCCGACGGCGTCGATCCGGTCGACGTCGCCGGCCTCGGCTGCCGATTCGCGACCGCCTTCCACGGGCTCGTCCACCGCGTCGACGTCACGCCCGGCGATTGGGTCGCCGTCCACGGCTGCGGTGGCGTCGGCCTCTCGGCGGTCCACATCGCGGACGCCCTCGGCGCGAACGTCGTCGCCGTCGATCTGTCGACGGACAAACTCGAGAAGGCCGTCGAACTCGGCGCGGACGCGACGGTCGACGTGCGCGAGGTCGACGACGTGCCCGTCGCCATAAAAAAGGAGACGCCCGGTCGCCGCGGCGCGCAGGTCAGCGTCGACGCGCTGGGCGTCGCCGAGACGTGTCGAAACTCCGTCAAGTCTCTGTGCAAGGGCGGCCAGAACCTCCAGATCGGGCTCACGACGAGCGAGGAGGAGGGCGAGGTGTCGCTCCCCGTTGACTCGATCGTCATGGACGAGCGGGAGTTCGTCGGCTCGTTCGGCATGCCGCCCCACGAGTACGAGGAGATCTTCTCGATGATGGAGCAGGGGAAGATCGATCCCGGCAAGATCGTCTCGAAGACCGTCTCGCTCGAGGAGGTCCCCGAAGTCATCGCCTCGATGGACGACTACGAGACGGTTGGCATCCCGGTCTGCGACGAGTTCTGA
- a CDS encoding CDP-2,3-bis-(O-geranylgeranyl)-sn-glycerol synthase has product MIFETVVVAIWAMLPAYIPNNVAVLAGGGRPIDGGRTLGDGARLLGDGKTWRGTAFGTAAGVAVALALNRLHPFVSDVVFADPFPLLAALSLAFGAMVGDILASFLKRRTGRQRGAAFPGVDQLDFVVVSLLLTAIVATEWFLDTFTLPVLVAVVVLTPLLHVSTNAIAYAFGLKDEPW; this is encoded by the coding sequence ATGATATTCGAGACGGTCGTGGTGGCGATATGGGCCATGCTACCGGCCTATATCCCGAACAACGTCGCCGTGCTCGCCGGCGGCGGCCGACCGATCGACGGGGGGCGGACACTCGGCGACGGAGCACGGCTCCTTGGCGACGGGAAGACCTGGCGCGGGACGGCGTTCGGGACCGCGGCCGGCGTCGCCGTCGCGCTCGCGCTCAATCGACTGCATCCGTTCGTGAGCGACGTCGTGTTCGCCGATCCGTTTCCGCTCCTCGCCGCGCTCTCGTTGGCGTTCGGAGCGATGGTGGGCGACATCCTCGCCTCGTTTCTGAAACGTCGTACCGGGCGACAGCGCGGCGCGGCGTTTCCAGGCGTGGATCAACTCGATTTCGTCGTCGTGTCACTCCTGCTGACGGCGATCGTCGCGACCGAGTGGTTTCTCGACACGTTCACGCTCCCCGTGCTCGTCGCGGTGGTGGTGTTAACGCCGCTTTTGCACGTCTCGACGAACGCGATCGCGTACGCGTTCGGCCTGAAAGACGAGCCGTGGTGA
- a CDS encoding GNAT family N-acetyltransferase, with protein MTVRVREAADDDVGAILDVAEAAWYAAYGGALDPSTIAAALVEYYDPELIEAGIDHDAIAFYVAEVDGAVVGFASAEQTWADEVELHTLYVHPDRWGEGIGSALLDRVTEWAREAGVDRITCGVLGDNAIGIGFFEAVGFRRGRRADAEIVGATHEEYEYEYDLRET; from the coding sequence ATGACGGTCCGCGTTCGGGAGGCGGCCGACGACGACGTGGGTGCTATACTCGATGTGGCCGAGGCCGCGTGGTACGCCGCCTACGGCGGGGCGCTCGACCCCTCGACGATCGCGGCGGCCCTGGTGGAGTACTACGACCCCGAACTCATCGAGGCGGGGATCGACCACGACGCGATCGCGTTCTACGTCGCCGAAGTCGACGGGGCGGTCGTCGGGTTCGCGAGCGCCGAACAGACGTGGGCCGACGAGGTCGAACTCCACACGCTGTACGTCCACCCGGACCGCTGGGGCGAGGGGATCGGCTCGGCGCTCCTCGATCGGGTCACCGAGTGGGCCCGTGAGGCGGGCGTCGACCGGATCACCTGCGGCGTCCTCGGCGACAACGCGATCGGGATCGGCTTCTTCGAGGCGGTCGGATTCCGGCGGGGGCGGCGGGCGGACGCCGAGATCGTCGGGGCGACCCACGAGGAGTACGAGTACGAGTACGACCTCCGGGAAACGTAG
- a CDS encoding tubulin/FtsZ family protein produces the protein MKLAIVGVGQAGGKILDRLLEYDATRNTGFVGHAVAVNSATTDLDGLAHVPERDRLLVGSAIVNGHGTGTDPEVGERCVREELSEIESAVGRATTSHTDAFLVIAGLGGGTGSGGAPIVAERLGEIYAEPVYGLGILPSEDEGGIYSRNAADSLQRFVAATNNVLLFDNGAAKSAGETLSGGYADINQEIATRFGTLFSAGEIDALGDDVAESVVDSSEIINTLGERGLTSIGYASEQLPQAERGGGGGLLSRFLGGDDEPEFASSGDATNRITSLTRRATLGQLTLPCERSSTSRALVIVSGPPDALNRKGIDAARRWLEETTECRAVRAGDYPLADEDRVAVLVVLSGVTDVPRIERLQQQAADSEAEAEAREATSEEKTRDLLEYDEE, from the coding sequence ATGAAACTCGCCATCGTCGGCGTCGGGCAGGCGGGCGGCAAGATCCTCGATCGGCTCCTCGAATACGACGCGACCCGGAACACCGGGTTCGTCGGCCACGCAGTCGCCGTCAACTCCGCAACCACGGACCTCGACGGGCTTGCGCACGTCCCCGAGCGCGACCGGTTGCTCGTCGGGAGCGCGATCGTCAACGGCCACGGAACCGGCACCGATCCCGAGGTCGGCGAACGGTGCGTTCGCGAGGAACTCAGCGAGATCGAAAGCGCCGTCGGACGAGCCACCACGAGCCACACCGACGCGTTTCTGGTCATCGCGGGACTCGGCGGCGGAACCGGCAGCGGCGGCGCGCCAATCGTCGCCGAACGTCTCGGCGAGATCTACGCGGAACCGGTCTACGGGCTCGGTATCCTCCCCTCCGAAGACGAGGGCGGCATCTACAGCCGAAACGCCGCCGATTCCCTGCAGCGTTTCGTCGCCGCCACGAACAACGTCTTGCTTTTCGACAACGGAGCCGCGAAGAGCGCCGGCGAGACGCTGTCGGGCGGCTACGCGGACATCAATCAAGAGATCGCCACCCGGTTCGGCACCCTCTTTTCGGCCGGCGAGATCGACGCTCTCGGCGACGACGTGGCCGAGAGCGTCGTCGACTCCTCGGAGATCATCAACACCCTCGGCGAGCGTGGGCTCACGAGCATCGGGTACGCCTCCGAGCAGCTCCCCCAAGCGGAGCGCGGGGGTGGCGGCGGGCTGCTCAGCCGGTTTCTGGGCGGGGACGACGAGCCGGAGTTCGCCTCGTCGGGCGACGCGACGAATCGGATCACCTCGCTCACGCGGCGGGCGACGCTCGGCCAGCTCACCCTGCCCTGCGAGCGATCGAGCACGTCCAGAGCGCTCGTGATCGTCTCCGGACCGCCCGACGCGCTCAACCGCAAGGGGATCGACGCCGCCCGGCGGTGGCTCGAGGAGACGACCGAGTGTCGAGCGGTCCGCGCCGGCGACTATCCGCTCGCAGACGAGGACCGCGTGGCCGTGTTGGTCGTCCTCTCGGGCGTCACGGACGTCCCACGCATCGAGCGGCTCCAACAGCAGGCGGCCGACAGCGAGGCCGAAGCCGAGGCGCGCGAGGCGACCTCCGAAGAGAAGACGCGCGACCTCCTCGAGTACGACGAGGAGTGA
- the pyrE gene encoding orotate phosphoribosyltransferase, whose product MVNRELIDALRDAEAVKFGDFELSHGGTSDYYVDKYVFETDPRCLRLIAAAFADRIGDERLAGVALGAVPLVAATAVETDRPYVIVRKQAKEYGTGNRIEGEFEAGEEVAVLEDIATTGQSAIDAVEALRDAGAVVERVLVVVDREEGARENLAERDIELESLLTATELLADRDR is encoded by the coding sequence ATGGTCAACCGGGAACTCATCGACGCGCTCCGCGACGCCGAGGCGGTGAAGTTCGGCGATTTCGAGCTCTCACACGGCGGGACGTCCGATTACTACGTCGACAAGTACGTCTTCGAGACGGATCCGCGCTGTCTGCGGCTCATCGCCGCGGCCTTCGCCGACCGGATCGGTGACGAGCGACTCGCCGGCGTCGCACTGGGTGCGGTGCCGCTGGTGGCGGCGACGGCCGTCGAGACGGATCGCCCCTACGTCATCGTCAGAAAGCAGGCCAAGGAGTATGGCACGGGCAACCGAATCGAGGGCGAGTTCGAGGCCGGTGAGGAGGTCGCCGTCCTCGAGGACATCGCCACGACGGGTCAAAGCGCCATCGACGCCGTCGAGGCGCTCCGGGATGCGGGCGCGGTCGTCGAGCGCGTGCTCGTCGTCGTCGACCGCGAGGAGGGCGCTCGCGAGAACCTCGCCGAACGCGACATCGAACTGGAGTCGCTGTTGACGGCGACGGAACTGCTGGCCGATCGAGACCGATAG
- a CDS encoding NCS2 family permease, translating to MGVADSLADYFDFEACDTDFRTETLAGATTFLAMAYIIVVNPVILTPAIMTDPPAGMGEAQVLQMLAVVTILASVAGIAVMALYAKRPFGLAPGMGLNAFFAFTVVLGLGVPWQVALAAVFVEGILFIILSAVGARRYVIELFPEPVKFAVGAGIGVFLLFLGLQEMGVIVEYPDGTLVQLGNFFLDPTAIVAVAGLALTLFLYARGVTGSIVIGILSTAVVGWLIALFVPGQQTTFAPPNTVGVIQDVGFVAFLTDVQYNFLPLVEGFVQGLGQIADEPLVFLLVVFTFFVVDFFDTAGTLIGVSGIAGFLDEDGDLPEMDKPLMADAIGTTVGAMMGTSTVTTYIESSTGVEEGGRTGFTALVVGLLFLLSLAVVPLISLLPLYATYIALVIVGIIMLQGVADVNWNDPAWAIPAALTITVMPLTASIANGLAAGILSYPLVNVAVGRGREVTPGQWLLALALVGYYVLFFLADGGFVAF from the coding sequence ATGGGCGTAGCTGACTCACTGGCTGACTACTTCGACTTCGAGGCGTGCGACACGGACTTCCGAACGGAGACGCTAGCCGGCGCGACGACGTTCCTCGCGATGGCGTACATCATCGTCGTCAATCCGGTGATCCTCACGCCGGCGATCATGACGGATCCGCCGGCGGGGATGGGCGAGGCGCAGGTGCTCCAGATGCTCGCGGTCGTGACGATCCTCGCCTCCGTGGCCGGGATCGCCGTGATGGCGCTGTACGCGAAGCGGCCGTTCGGGCTCGCCCCAGGGATGGGGCTCAACGCCTTCTTCGCGTTCACCGTCGTCCTCGGGCTGGGCGTCCCCTGGCAGGTCGCGCTGGCCGCCGTGTTCGTCGAGGGGATACTGTTCATCATCCTGAGCGCCGTCGGCGCGCGCCGCTACGTCATCGAGCTGTTTCCCGAGCCGGTCAAGTTCGCGGTCGGTGCCGGTATCGGTGTGTTCTTGCTGTTTCTCGGACTGCAGGAGATGGGCGTCATCGTCGAGTACCCGGACGGGACGCTCGTCCAGTTGGGTAACTTCTTCCTCGATCCGACGGCGATCGTCGCCGTCGCCGGCCTCGCATTGACTCTGTTCCTGTACGCCCGCGGCGTCACGGGGTCGATCGTCATCGGGATCCTCTCGACGGCGGTCGTTGGCTGGCTCATCGCGCTGTTCGTGCCCGGCCAGCAGACGACCTTCGCGCCGCCGAACACCGTCGGCGTCATTCAGGACGTCGGCTTCGTGGCGTTCCTCACGGACGTGCAGTACAACTTCCTCCCGCTCGTCGAGGGGTTCGTCCAGGGGCTCGGCCAGATCGCCGACGAACCGCTCGTCTTTTTGCTCGTCGTGTTCACTTTCTTCGTCGTCGACTTCTTCGACACCGCCGGGACGCTGATCGGCGTCTCCGGCATCGCGGGGTTTCTCGACGAGGACGGCGACCTCCCGGAGATGGACAAACCGCTCATGGCCGACGCGATCGGGACGACCGTCGGCGCGATGATGGGCACCTCGACGGTGACGACGTACATCGAGTCGTCGACTGGTGTCGAGGAGGGCGGCCGGACCGGCTTCACCGCGCTCGTCGTCGGACTCCTCTTTCTCCTCTCGCTCGCCGTGGTGCCGCTCATCAGCCTACTCCCGCTGTATGCGACCTACATCGCACTCGTCATCGTCGGGATCATCATGCTGCAGGGAGTCGCCGACGTCAATTGGAACGATCCGGCCTGGGCCATCCCGGCCGCGCTCACCATCACCGTGATGCCGCTGACGGCCTCGATCGCGAACGGGCTCGCCGCCGGGATCCTCAGCTACCCGCTGGTCAACGTCGCGGTCGGCCGGGGTCGGGAGGTCACGCCCGGCCAGTGGCTGTTGGCGCTCGCGCTCGTCGGCTACTACGTCCTCTTTTTCCTCGCGGACGGCGGGTTCGTCGCGTTCTGA
- a CDS encoding DUF2157 domain-containing protein, whose amino-acid sequence MDPDALQAEVDEWVRDGIITEEQAEAILARYDDGDDAGRSRTVLALSVVGSALVLVGVTLFLATNWDDLPMAGQIAVLLAGPGLAYAAGATAYRRSVPRAGLALTLLGAALAGPSLFLLADLAAVTIDSVWILFAWTAIALPTGHAIGSRVGTGFGLLVLAAVVLDLASPSDPPVPAALLGVALFCVAVARTARVRWTYRVVGAAFVLTGTIALTRLDGRFEWFELEASATLAALALGAIAGVVIAWWRAERAEAAWATAATVAVAVGTVAAVLAPEPIPNAAALAVVHLTALAAVAATGYYGYRTSSRAFVDVAAVGALVQTLSFVAATVVDALSGSIALVVAGTILIVAGVALERGRRSVLATFGR is encoded by the coding sequence ATGGACCCCGACGCCCTCCAAGCGGAAGTCGACGAGTGGGTTCGAGACGGTATCATCACCGAAGAACAGGCCGAGGCGATCCTCGCTCGCTACGACGACGGTGACGACGCGGGACGGTCACGGACGGTGCTCGCGCTGTCGGTCGTCGGGTCGGCGCTCGTCCTCGTCGGCGTGACGCTGTTTCTCGCGACCAACTGGGACGACCTCCCGATGGCCGGACAGATCGCCGTCCTGCTCGCGGGACCGGGGCTCGCCTACGCCGCGGGCGCGACCGCGTACCGGCGATCCGTGCCGCGCGCCGGGCTGGCGTTGACGCTCCTCGGAGCGGCGTTGGCCGGACCGTCGCTGTTCTTGCTCGCCGATCTCGCGGCGGTGACGATCGACTCGGTGTGGATCCTGTTCGCGTGGACGGCGATCGCGCTGCCGACGGGCCACGCGATCGGGTCGCGCGTCGGGACCGGGTTCGGCCTGCTCGTGCTCGCGGCCGTCGTCCTCGATCTCGCCTCGCCCAGCGATCCGCCCGTCCCGGCCGCGCTGTTGGGCGTGGCGCTGTTCTGTGTCGCGGTCGCGAGGACAGCGCGCGTCAGGTGGACCTACCGGGTCGTCGGCGCGGCGTTCGTCCTCACGGGGACGATCGCGCTGACGAGGCTCGACGGCCGGTTCGAGTGGTTCGAACTCGAGGCGTCGGCGACGCTCGCGGCGCTCGCGCTCGGGGCGATTGCGGGCGTCGTGATTGCGTGGTGGCGAGCGGAACGAGCCGAAGCGGCGTGGGCGACGGCGGCGACGGTCGCAGTCGCGGTCGGGACGGTGGCGGCGGTGCTCGCACCCGAGCCGATCCCGAACGCGGCCGCTCTGGCTGTCGTTCACCTGACGGCGCTGGCCGCGGTCGCCGCGACCGGGTACTACGGCTACCGGACGAGCTCGCGGGCGTTCGTCGACGTGGCCGCCGTCGGCGCACTGGTCCAAACGCTGTCGTTCGTGGCGGCGACCGTCGTCGATGCGCTGTCGGGGTCGATCGCGCTCGTCGTCGCCGGGACGATCCTCATCGTCGCGGGCGTCGCGCTCGAACGGGGGCGGCGGTCGGTGCTCGCGACGTTCGGGCGGTGA
- a CDS encoding phosphoribosyltransferase family protein, translating into MNRSEKAALQLRAVDVLRTLKETHTYEELAAETGLPAGDLNRYVNGHVLPGERRAREIVADVGAELLMDELDARIVVDEEGYVDNSRLVFDQALLSLVPPVAAELLAIEPPDIVLTAATDGITLAAAMARHFGARCAYAKKSRETAVDEFIEVRQRLSSGIEIDYYLPANAISAGDSVLVVDDLIRSGETQELLLEIAAAADAEVGGVFALIAVGDEGIERARSRTDAPVDALVKLG; encoded by the coding sequence ATGAACCGTTCGGAGAAGGCGGCCCTCCAGTTGCGCGCGGTCGACGTGTTGCGGACGCTGAAGGAGACGCACACCTACGAGGAACTCGCCGCCGAGACGGGCCTGCCGGCGGGCGATCTGAATCGCTACGTGAACGGGCACGTCCTGCCGGGCGAGCGTCGCGCCCGCGAGATCGTCGCCGACGTCGGGGCCGAGCTCCTGATGGACGAACTCGACGCCCGCATCGTCGTCGACGAGGAGGGGTACGTCGACAACTCCCGGCTGGTCTTCGATCAGGCGCTGTTGTCGCTCGTCCCGCCCGTCGCCGCCGAGCTGCTGGCCATCGAACCACCGGACATCGTGTTGACGGCGGCGACCGACGGGATCACGCTGGCGGCAGCGATGGCCAGACACTTCGGCGCACGATGCGCCTACGCGAAGAAGTCGAGAGAGACGGCCGTCGATGAGTTCATCGAGGTTCGACAGCGTCTCTCCTCGGGTATCGAGATCGACTACTACCTGCCGGCGAACGCGATCTCAGCGGGCGATTCCGTGTTGGTCGTCGACGACCTGATCCGATCGGGGGAGACCCAAGAACTCCTCCTCGAGATCGCCGCCGCGGCCGACGCTGAGGTAGGCGGCGTGTTCGCGCTCATCGCGGTCGGCGACGAGGGAATCGAACGCGCGCGCTCGCGCACCGACGCGCCGGTCGACGCACTCGTCAAACTCGGATAG